The Xiphophorus hellerii strain 12219 chromosome 6, Xiphophorus_hellerii-4.1, whole genome shotgun sequence genomic interval ATCAGCTTTATTCTTGACATGTCTGTTGTGTCCCTTGGCGATTTTGAGACTTTTGTTCActaattttctttaacaaactTGAACTAGATTACACACAGATGAACTCTACTTatatgtttgacttttgaagaTGCACTGAATTTGATTTAGGGTTGTCCTGGGTACAGAGGGTCATCTACTGTATGCATGCTACACAGTATATAGACCCCATTTCATTAGTAAAAAAGTTTGAAGACAATGCACAATTtgccttccactttacaattattcaCTACTTTGATAAGTCTATCACTTTCCGGTAAAATACAGAGGTTTACTGTATAATAATCGGTACATCCAAACAACACTGTGAGACATTTTTCTCTATTTGCAGGTTACTACCTGAGTGCCGGGTTATGGAAACACTCTGTGGGATACAGAGGGGCTATGATATCTCTGATGGAGCCTACACCGCTCGATGGGGAGTGCCTAATGTTCTGGTATCACATGGAAGGAACGGGAGTGGGTGAACTGAGTGTTTACCTTCAAACTGACAGCCAAGAAAATGCCACCAAGCTGTGGACAAGAATAGGCGATCAGGGATCGCACTGGCGGCATGGGAGAGTAACACTTTACAATCCACAAAGCAATTATCAGGTAGCTACCCAGTCTCGCATTACCATAGTCATGTTTGCAGATTATGATTTCTGGGGGaaaatttaaccaaatattaacTCATTTTATTCCTGTTATCAATTTtagcaataaatgaaaatataaaaaaggagATTATTACACACATTTGGATGGTTTCACAGAAGtatattttcttgtctttatgggttttaatgatattttcaaaatcaaattggtttattaaaaggaaaatattcaaGGGGCTttattttatcagtttgttATTGTGggtaaaatgtgcttttttggAGTCAGGTAAATTAACTAAAATGGATGTATGAGTACCGTGTAAAAATCAGGACGTAGCatctctcttctctttttctggAGTTAATTTCATGgataaaattactttaatccAAGACAGGTAATCTATATCCCACAGTACATTTATGTGCAAACAATGCctaaaacatttgattaaattttGGTTTGTTCTTTACTTACCAGGTGGTGTTTGAAGCAATAGCTGGAGATGAACCAATGCGAGATATTGCTATTGATGACCTCATCATCTTGAATGGTATCTGTCCCCCACCAGGTaattgacaataaataaatttggtcTAGCTTTATATTTAGACATGTTTGGAAGCATTAAAGCAGTTTGATTGTGGtaatgtgttttctgtgttttgtattGAAGGCTTTTGTGACTTTGAGATGGACTTCTGCAGGCTGGGTAAACAATCCCCCAGCAGAGTCTGAAGTAGAGTGGGACTGGCTCTCAGGCCAAAGTGATGGACAATTTATTCCTACAAGAGACCACTCAACAAATTCTCCTTTAGGTGAGCAATCATACATCATGCAGAATTTCTTACAATCATGATCTAACTTTGTAGAAGTTTTATCTCCTTTTTCATAGGTGCACTCCTAAACTTGCTAGTTATTTTACTAACCAAGTCAAACGGTTCTGTGTTAATTTAAGTCAGAGGTGGAAAGTGATGTAAAAAATTACGGTAAAGGTGGTTAAAATGAATAATCCATCTATTTTCTATACTTGTTTAATCCATTTGAACTCGCAGTTAAAGTCAATGTCTTTCTTCTGGTGTACAAGCACACACTTATGTGTAATTGAGTGCCAGTTATGgtaaaattcatgtttttagaCCGTGGAAAGAAGATGGAGTGGAGAGAACATGCAGATTCCACACAGAAAGGGCCTAATTGTGATTAAAACCCCAGTCAGTCCTTTAAGATAACATTAGCTACTAACAAAGGTGTCACATttcgtatatatatatagctttGTAGCGAGATTTGGGTTGAGGACATGAAccagcagtttttaaaagtttacagcTTCCATAACTGAAAGTCAGCCAATTCTCactaaaatgttaaagttgTTAATGTGTTCTTGAATAGAAAGACAAGTTATcttaattgtatatttttcagtcatgtttgaaattaattaataaattcagtttatttatatgatGCATTTTGTTGCCACAGGCcactttgcatttttaaggCCCCTTAAgtctgaaaaagaagaaattgtcCCAGTTGGAGAGTGAGTCCATGGAAGCAGTAGAAAGTGGCTTGCATAAAGATCTGGCACTACGCTCAAGGATGGCGTATTGGTaagtacattttactttttctttaacaatttataaaaatcagttactgtattttttccagcttttgGTTTTGTGTCTTATCCCTGAAGTTTACATCTAGGGAACATTGTGTTTCTGGGAAATCCTTTAGAGACTCCTGATACGCATGGCATTAGataattttgttctttctttaaaatgcttttgttttccacCAAATTTCTCATACAAATGCAttgatttttcccccccttaaTGTgtgcttattttctttctctactATTATGATATATAGTTCTTCAGCTGGACCATTTTTATGTCAGCAAGAGTCAGAAGCTCACAATTCTGTATTTGCCAGAAACTTCACATAAAAATCTTAACATATTTCTTTGtcacattgtttttaaagtttgttggaAAAAGGATAGAAGAGTATGAGTCTGTAACATTACCATTAaaggaattttggcccactgttcctcttaaaaaatgtttaattgaaCCAAAATGAAGGACAATCTGAATTACTTCTGAAGCTAGACTTGACTTTGGCATAACAAACATTTATCTTGACTTATCTATTTGTTGTGCATCATTTCATTGGGGTTTGTTTAGTTGATTCAAATCATTGTCCTTCAGGAACGTTCCAACTTTAGTTACCAAATAAAAAAGGGTTTGTGcttaaatgtgtcatttatgTGCAAAATTTCAGTTAAAATTTGTGCATCCatccagtttttagttttgtcacTCTTATTGaggaaacaaatgtttcttttgacCATCTGTAAATAtgatctttttaaaattctttagtTTTCTCACTGATAATTTTTGGTGCTTTCAGGACCATCAGACATTACACTAACAGTGTTTTTAAGTGAGGCTGGTGTTCTGCATCCCCTATTCAGTACTAATGGTTACATGAATTCCACTTGGATTCAAGACAGAGTGAATTACAATTCATCCAGTCTTCACAAGGTTActtatttagaattttatttcacattttcattattgctgtttttttgtgcttgAACTTATTTTAAAGCTCTAAAATCTGATAATTGTACTTTTgactgcagattattttacaaGCCCACTGTCCAGTTGGAAACGACCAAAGTTTTGCACTAGATGATATCCATATCATCCGAGGCAAATCTTGTGAAGATCTTATCCCCACCACGACCAACCCTCCCACCACAACTACCAGTGCTCCACCCTCTAACATGGACTGCAGCTTTGAAAAAGGTCAAACTCAAAGATTGAAGTTCAAGTAACATAACATAGTAACATAGACATCTGCATTTTGCTTTTTGGGTTCTTTTGAtgaaatttttgactttttaatgaAGTTCAGTTTGTCTAATGTGTGCTTCTTGTTAAACAGGTTTGTGTAACTGGGTCCAGGAGGACACTGATGATATAAGCTGGACTCTCAGCAATGGACTTCAAGTGGAGGGCGTGTGGAATGGGCCTCAGTATGATCACACTGTTGACAGTGATCAAGGTACTGCCATTTGACGACGGCACAAATCACCACCTGGCTGAATGATGCAGCAGTTGTTAGTGCTGTTGTTTTGGAACAAGAATATCCTGGGTAAAAAATCCTAGCCAGGGGTATTTTTGGACTGAGTGTGCATGTTCCTTACAAGCATCCGGGTTTGTCCGGGTTGATACAGTCCACAGACATTTGCATGTTAGGTCAAGTTTTTCCATCTGAGCTGGCCTTATGGGTGTGTGCCTTTGCATAattgtttgtcctgtgatgTCAAGGCAACATTTCCTGTGTGTACTCTCTCACCAAATAACTGTTGTAGATGAGCAAAATggtttctgtgtattttccagtacacaaaaataatctgtCTTAAACGAACAACTATGGAGAAATCTGACATGCTTTtccaaattaacatttttttatcttctgtctTTACAAAGGTTTCTTTTTACTGTTGAATGGATCTGGTTTGAAGGATGGTGAGAAGGCTGTTACCTCGGTTTCTGTCTCTCATCTTTGGTCACAGAGCTGTATTCAATTCTGGTATTATATGATGGGGCCGTCAGTATCCACCCTGAATCTGCTGATTCAAACCGTATGTAACCAAATAGGCTTCATGCAACTGTTGCATAAAATACACTTCTCACAGAATTTTACTCCATGTTAGAAGTCCTCTGAAATCTTGGTCTGGACTCGTCAAGGAACCCAAAACCCGGACTGGATCAGAACACAAGTAGCTGTAAACTTTACTGATGCACTTCAGGTAATTGTTTACAAAAGTATATATTCATCTTTTTCAAACCTGTTGCAGCActgctgtcactttaaattttgCAGCCAACATTGTTTTCTAAACGTATGTTATTatgtaaaaatctttaaattgaTTAGTTCACAAACAGAATCCAGAACATGGATtggcttttaaaatattacccGTCTCACTTTGATTTCATTAATCTGTTAACAGATAAAGTTCAGTGGGCAGAGGAACATCCATAGTCATGGATTCATTGCTATTGATGACATTACAGTGAGAGCGGGAAGCTGCAGTAATCAGAGTATGTAAACACCTAGGTTAAAATGAGGCCAAATTCTTACAGTTTGATTTTTGAATGCATTTCcaaattaaatctgttttcagatGAATGTGGATTTGATTCGGACTGGTGTGAATTTGAGAATCGCCTTAGTGACAGGGGTCGCTGGAATCGCACAAGGGGAACAAAGCATCATGTGGATAAGACTTATGGGACTGAAAATGGTCAGTACTGAACTGTGTCAGAGTGCAACTACAAAGTGATGCAAGAATGCACTTATGCTGTTATAGATGTCACTTGTGATGTAAAAAGTCATTGCTGATCAAACCTTTCCTGTTCTGAAAGGCAAACTTAATTTTCAGGATGAAACTGGGACCAAAtggcaaggaaaaaaaataaatacaaacatcatCGAAAAGTGTATAGTtgattaaaaccttaaaataactgcttaaaaaataattgtaaagaaaaatctttttaaaaatgcaaatctaataaaaatttgtttgcCTTAGAGAGGTGAAATGATATAACTTTTACTGTGTGCTGCAGAGTGTATTGTGCATGGCAACagcaattttaatgttttggacaaagaacaaaacaccaGTGGTTGCTGCTAACTACAGCATCATGATAAACTATGTTGCTTAGGCATACTGATCAGATATTATAATGAAGCAATGTTATTGTCCTCTAATCTCTTTAGTTGGTAATTTTACTGATTCTTAAATATTCTACACTAAGACTATTTGTACACCATGCAGGGACGGGAAAAGTAGTGGGCACAAATTAttgttaaaagattaaaacattcCATGTCTGCAAAAAGTAGCCTGTTTTCTTGTATATTTTGCAGGATTCTACATGTCTGTGATGATATCAGATTCTGAGCAGAAGGAGACAGCTGAGCTGCTCTCCCCACTGTACTCCTCAGATACAGAAATGTGTGTACGCTTCTGGTAGGTCCAATACTACTAACACACTCATTTATACACAACTGTCTAATTTATCTTCTAGTCTGGGTATAAATCTGCATGTTATTTCAGGTACATGTTGCCTGCAGAGACCTCCAGCTATCTTTCTGTTCACGTGCTGAGAAGTGGGCAGCTTGGCGATGTCCTTTGGCGTCGCTCTGGATTCCTCTCCAAACACTGGGAAGTGGCTGAGGTCACTGTGTCCTCACCTGCAccttttaatgtaaattaacaTTAATAACAATACATTGTTTAAAGCTTGTAACCAGgattgacctttttttttttttatcaatttccAATAAATCTGATCATTTCAGGTGGTATTTCAGTCCGTTCATGTGCCTGGCACCAAAGATACTGTAAAAATAGATGATTTCTCTGTGAGGAATGGAGCTTGTTCTACTTCTGCCAGCTGTGACTTTGAGTCTGGACAATGCACATGGGTCAACTGTGCACACAGAAGATGGACATGGGTGGGTCATGTCCCACGGAGGCTCCCATGGACCACCAATGGACCACACCACTGAAACCTCAGATGGTAATCCTTATGCTGCAGTGTGTAAAATGGTTAATTCCCGAAAGGTGCATTTTGTTATTGCTAACTAATAACTAAAGGCAGAAAATAGAAACAGACCatgctattttttttcactttattaggaaatgcatttttgaaactgtaaaacaaaaacacatttctttaaatatatagaACCTAAACTTGGTGGATTTTTTCTCGAATTTGCACTAGCAAAGAAAATTTATGCttactgctgctaaaataattttttacattgtaAAAAGGGAAATAGTTTCTTATTTGTTTCAAGATCCTATTATTTTGGTTAAGTCTCTCTCTTAGTCTCCTATACAGGgtctttttcagtttgactttgtttttgtgaccGAGACAAGATTTGCCTCCTCTGTGTGCTGTAATAAATCCCAATTAGctaaataaagtaatattttcaacTTCACTTTGATCCTGTTGCAACTACGGCTTGTcagaatctttaaaaaataattaaaaactgacagatttagatattttttctgatattgCCCCAGCTTATGCCAATTTACATAATTTACTTGTAAACTTATCATAAATTATTACAGCTGTCAGACATTGACTTTTTGGATTTTACATTTACCTTCTGTTTACTTGCAGGTTGGTTTTTGCTGAGCTCAGCATTGCACCAAGGCCAACACAGCGTAGCACAGGTTGTGTCTGAATGGATCCAACTGCAGGACACCCCATCTTGTCTCACCTTCTGGTACCATATGGGTAGCAGGTGAGCATAGAATACCCCAAACATATCACATCAAGGCTTTTTAACCTAGATTGAGTGACAGTAAAGTACAAGGATGGACATTATCCTCTTGTTTCCTCATTAACTTCCTCAGGAAGTGCGAACAAAAGTCATTTAGACATGAATCACCTGCTTCACTTTGTGCAACACTAAGAGAAGTTGTGTATCAGAGTTCATCAGTGAACCAAGAGAATAATTTTATCCCATTAACAGCAGCCCAAAAGATGTAAGAATCTTGCCTAACAGTTTGTTTCCTACAAGCTGAAACAAGGAAAGTAGCTATTTTCCCAGAAAAATGAATGAGAACACTCTGAGTGATTGTTCCAGAAAATCTTggaaaatgaatcatttcattttgcagaaatgtaaaaaaaaaagtgttttttttttttttttcttctttctctcagTGATTCTGGCACATTAAGGTTGTTTGCACATT includes:
- the LOC116721867 gene encoding MAM and LDL-receptor class A domain-containing protein 1-like; the protein is MRSGTQGNKWRFADLTFNSDRPIQFIIEAVVGGTQGSIAIDDVKVATSLNGSCPPERECTFQGSLCGMQPHPSASFSWDRITGMSQPANSSGPTKDHTLGTEQGYYLSAGLWKHSVGYRGAMISLMEPTPLDGECLMFWYHMEGTGVGELSVYLQTDSQENATKLWTRIGDQGSHWRHGRVTLYNPQSNYQVVFEAIAGDEPMRDIAIDDLIILNGICPPPGFCDFEMDFCRLGKQSPSRV